Below is a window of Veillonella rodentium DNA.
TTTGAATCGCGGATACCGTGGACAATAGAACCGGAAAAAACGCCGCGATAAAGATGATAACGATGGCAGGCGCTTGACCGATACCGAAGAACAGTACGATAAACGGCAACCATGCCACCGGTGAAATGGGGCGAATCACCTGAACGATGGGATTAATATAGTTCCAAATACCCTTATACCAGCCTAAAATGAGGCCTAAGAACACGCCGGCTACGACGGAAATGATATAGCCTATAAAAAAACGCACCAAACTGTCCGCAATATCCTTAAATAATACGCCGTCCCCGATGAGTTCTCCGAACCCGAGCAGCACCTTGTACGGCGTCGGCAACAAAGCTTCGTTAAATCCGCCGAGGCGGACAACCAACTCCCAAATCAGCCAGACCGCGATGAACGCGCCCGGCACATATGTGTATTTCTTCATGGTATACCCCCCTATGGCAACAGCGATGTATCTACAAACTCCGAATAACTCGGCACCTTTTTAATCAAATCGACATGGGTCATGTGATGCACGAGCGCCTTATAACGCTCCTCGGTGAGGGCCAAATCTCCAAACCCAATCACCTGCAAGGAACGCTCGATAACAGGATCCTTAAATTTCATATATTTCAAGGCAATCTCCTTTTGCGCCTCCGGATGCTCATCTAAATATTTACCTGCATCGAGATAGGCTTTTGTGAAAGCCTTCGCCAAGTCATGGTGTTCATCGACGAATTGACCGTTGAATACGAGGGCGCAGCAGATATTGTCATGCCACAAGTGATCAGGGTCTTCAAAGACCTTTCCCTTACCCATTTCTATGGCGAGAGAACCGAAAGGCTCCGCCACGCTATATCCTGCGATTTGACCGACCGACAGTGCGGACGGCATTTCAGGAGGGCTCATCTCCACTATCTGTACGTCCTTCTCGCTAAGACCTGCCCGTTCAAGCATGAGGTCTACGAGAATCTTTTGAGTTGATTGCTTATGAGGGATGGCAAAGAATTTGCCTTTTAAATCCTGTACAGAGTTAATATCGTTATTTACAACGATATTATTGCCTTCCGTATGGCCTAATGCCGCTGCGCGCACATCAATTCCCTGTTCACGAGCCTTTACACCGAGCTCAACGAGAACGGCTGCAGCATCTACTTTACCGGTGTTGAGCGCATCCATGAGTTCCGGCCAGGAACCGTATTTAACAAGCTCTACATGGACAGGACCATCTGCTGTCTCCAATTCCTTCGTAGCAAATACCGGCAGCGCATGAGTAATCGGTAAATACGCAACGCGCACGGTCTTCAACGCCTGTGCCGACTTCGGTACCGTATGCTGATGATATGCATACGCCGCCCCTCCGATAACGAGAAGCACAACAGCAATGATAAGATACCAGGTTTTCTTCATGACAGCCCCTCTTTCTGCAAATCTCTTGTTTCTCTGACGATCTTCGTCTCTAAATTTATTTATACCCTACTATATCAATATGTTTTATTTATGTCAATAATGCATGTTAATATTATAGGGTTTGATGTATCATATACTGTACTTCATATTTCAATACTATATGCTATATTTTATATTTCGTATTTTAGATTTCATATTTCACATTTTACATTTTATCTCATACTCCATACTCCATATATCGTATGTTATTTACCAAACATTCCCGATTAAGCGAATGTTCACGCATACATAATGGCGCACACAAAAACAGGCACCGCCATAAAGGCGATGCCTGCAATTTAACTTTAGCAAAACAGAGTCTAATTAAACATCAGTGAAACAGAGTCTGTTTATTTAAAATATATACTTCGGAGGTTCCCGCTTCGCTGTATTCCGATACATACGGATAGATGGAAGACTGACGGAAGTGCTTAATTTCCCCCTTCGGCACAATCAGCATAAGCGGTTGGCCGGAGGAAAGAATTTTAATAAACTCCTTCTCCGATACTTGCTGCATAAGATATTTTTTCTGCCATTCAGCGCTGCGTTTTTTTAATTTACCTTGATCATCCCAACGGCTTTCATCACCATTGATTTTAACAACCTTGTGTCCCGTATAATATACGACAGCCGTACTGTATCCGTTATAGTAATACACATCGCCGTCATACGAATCCACAACAGGCACCACATCGACAGAACTGCGCTGTTTGAATAAAGGCTCAACGCCCTCCATCAGAACGATCGAGGAAATAACCATCGTACCGAGAACAATAATGCTCACCAAACGGTATCGATAATGTGTATACCATGCATGCAGTACAAGCAGAACCGAAACAGCTACGACTACATACAATAAATAATAGAATCCCCACGGCGCAAAGAATGATGCCGCTACATAAGAAAGCCACAACAATAAGGCAGGTCCTATAATGATCCACGGAAGAACCCTTGATCGTCCGGCCCGAACCGCTTTCATCACGCCCATCGCACCGAAAGCGCTGAACGGAACAAGGCTCACGAATGTATACAGAGGATATTTGGTGGCCATCAACGTATAGAACAAAATCGTTCCCAGGCCCCATGCCAAACAGTATACATACGCCTTACGGCGTTGTTTATATCCGCTGATTATGCCATAAATAATGGCCCCTGTCCACGGCAAGGAAGCCCCCAAAAAGATGGCAATATAATACCACCATACATTGTCCTCCGGATGCTCGGACTGGGTAGCCCGCGTCACATTATGCAATCCCAAAAATCCGTCGATAAAGGCCTGTCCGTGAACGGAATACATATAGGCATACCAAGGTAAGGCAATCGCACAGAACACGAGAATCCCGCGCCAATCAAA
It encodes the following:
- a CDS encoding ABC transporter permease, which translates into the protein MKKYTYVPGAFIAVWLIWELVVRLGGFNEALLPTPYKVLLGFGELIGDGVLFKDIADSLVRFFIGYIISVVAGVFLGLILGWYKGIWNYINPIVQVIRPISPVAWLPFIVLFFGIGQAPAIVIIFIAAFFPVLLSTVSAIQNIDPVYIKVARNFGIKQPELLFKIVLPAVFPGIASGLHIALGTAWIFLVTGEMVGSQTGLGFLIIDMRNNLRNDLLMVAILTIGFVGLLLDWGVSLIEKWIYRRWGIEK
- a CDS encoding ABC transporter substrate-binding protein, with translation MKKTWYLIIAVVLLVIGGAAYAYHQHTVPKSAQALKTVRVAYLPITHALPVFATKELETADGPVHVELVKYGSWPELMDALNTGKVDAAAVLVELGVKAREQGIDVRAAALGHTEGNNIVVNNDINSVQDLKGKFFAIPHKQSTQKILVDLMLERAGLSEKDVQIVEMSPPEMPSALSVGQIAGYSVAEPFGSLAIEMGKGKVFEDPDHLWHDNICCALVFNGQFVDEHHDLAKAFTKAYLDAGKYLDEHPEAQKEIALKYMKFKDPVIERSLQVIGFGDLALTEERYKALVHHMTHVDLIKKVPSYSEFVDTSLLP
- a CDS encoding ArnT family glycosyltransferase, coding for MKLSRLTPVVFIVWLVFYMVGNNILPVTDPVESNYALTAKEMVLSGNWLSPQIYGTYWYDKPIMIYWLIALGFKLFDIADWVVRLPSTLFGALSVATMYQAIRSMSGRWVLGLIAASVLGSSLMFWTVAHGVVTDMVLLYTTLMIMIYAYRGLVLNRRNAMIVAYAFAALGVLTKGPVAIVLPGIILLIYAAIYRSGTMLKRIFDWRGILVFCAIALPWYAYMYSVHGQAFIDGFLGLHNVTRATQSEHPEDNVWWYYIAIFLGASLPWTGAIIYGIISGYKQRRKAYVYCLAWGLGTILFYTLMATKYPLYTFVSLVPFSAFGAMGVMKAVRAGRSRVLPWIIIGPALLLWLSYVAASFFAPWGFYYLLYVVVAVSVLLVLHAWYTHYRYRLVSIIVLGTMVISSIVLMEGVEPLFKQRSSVDVVPVVDSYDGDVYYYNGYSTAVVYYTGHKVVKINGDESRWDDQGKLKKRSAEWQKKYLMQQVSEKEFIKILSSGQPLMLIVPKGEIKHFRQSSIYPYVSEYSEAGTSEVYILNKQTLFH